A genome region from Hoplias malabaricus isolate fHopMal1 chromosome 8, fHopMal1.hap1, whole genome shotgun sequence includes the following:
- the LOC136705008 gene encoding uncharacterized protein encodes MTDAEQSLLRTAISEVLPDLPEVTKDILEETLQSLGVETYCDFQFITEADLLSALRPVQARKVVAAWKLRYSGQTPETSNSPVGASLSTHGFFQCVSPRSSSSASSNSCPSPDIDWVDTFMIPWEKFPEDLMQSLERGKRPSPRMRREMVRIVVCEMMRKSSCVSKRNTTQVAKKMVAKYPNSLQDIIEGDVIGSGYHSLVKQLQNRIENVKRSTTPKMRKRKKCTEDSDTDEVPPERRAAIQDTYGCINWDLKFLPLGETPESQEEKKEKLKMMSQQTEVNPEEVKLIMKVTFYTQRKQINQGKDIKYLLEEWPFLFSELGMVVHFKELTGIGLKETFTRNVDMKGKRLLNYMKTVCVNKNKKFLQAVLKHKTTVGEVSGCSEDIKEMVLLLLSYFDEKEDVMFCYVEDTCLAGEVQMDQVPLTPTIVVCGQSCYSTRRFMLSVDRSIVQDKVTSFVSALCMMFGSYYCFNIHYPSDLASTLEFLQRCFFSINPEKGTKVEKTNTSRLHVNPRVLTLIQELSDHEWLDV; translated from the exons ATGACTGATGCAGAGCAATCATTACTGCGCACTGCCATTTCTGAGGTGTTACCTGACCTTCCAGAGGTGACAAAAGATATCCTAGAGGAGACCTTACAATCCCTTGGGGTGGAGACATATTGTGACTTTCAGTTTATCACGGAAGCTGATTTGCTGTCAGCGCTGAGGCCAGTTCAAGCCCGTAAAGTTGTTGCTGCTTGGAAGCTGAGATATTCAG GCCAGACTCCTGAAACCAGCAACTCACCTGTTGGTGCCTCACTGAGCACACACGGATTCTTCCAGTGTGTTTCACCTAGAAGTTCATCCTCAGCCTCTTCCAACAGCTGCCCAAGCCCTGATATAGACTGGGTGGATACTTTCATGATTCCATGGGAGAAGTTCCCAGAGGACCTAATGCAGTCATTAGAGAGAGGAAAACGACCAAGTCCACGAATGAGAAGAGAAATGGTCCGGATTGTAGTTTGTGAGATGATGCGAAAAAGTTCTTGTGTAAGTAAAAGGAATACTACTCAAGTTGCCAAAAAGATGGTGGCAAAATATCCAAATTCTCTGCAAGACATAATAGAGGGAGATGTGATTGGCTCAGGGTATCACTCTCTAGTCAAACAATTACAAAATAGGATAGAAAATGTGAAGAGATCAACAACCCCAAAAATGAGAAAACGAAAGAAATGCACTgaggactcagacacagatgaaGTGCCTCCAGAACGCAGAGCAGCAATCCAGGACACATATGGGTGCATAAACTGGGATTTAAAATTCCTGCCCCTTGGAGAGACACCTGAGAGccaggaagaaaagaaagaaaaactgaagATGATGTCTCAGCAAACTGAAGTAAATCCAGAGGAGGTCAAACTAATTATGAAGGTCACTTTCTACACGCAGCGTAAACAAATCAACCAGGggaaagatataaaatatctaCTGGAGGAATGGCCATTTTTGTTCAGTGAGCTTGGCATGGTGGTTCACTTCAAGGAGCTCACTGGAATTGGACTTAAAGAGACTTTCACACGAAATGTGGATATGAAGGGGAAACGGCTTCTGAACTACATGAAGACTGTTTGTGtcaacaagaacaaaaagttcCTACAGGCTGTGTTAAAGCATAAAACAACAGTGGGAGAGGTGAGTGGATGCTCAGAAGACATCAAAGAGATGGTGTTGCTTCTATTGTCCTACTTTGATGAGAAGGAAGACGTGATGTTCTGTTATGTGGAGGACACGTGCCTTGCTGGAGAAGTACAGATGGACCAAGTTCCCTTGACTCCCACCATTGTTGTGTGTG GGCAATCctgctattctacaaggcggtTTATGCTGAGTGTGGATCGAAGCATTGTTCAGGATAAAGTCACCTCTTTTGTTTCTGCTCTGTGCATGATGTTTGGGAGCTATTATTGTTTCAACATTCATTATCCGTCAGACCTGGCATCAACCTTGGAGTTTCTGCAGAg gtgttttttctccatcaaCCCAGAGAAGGGCACTAAAGTGGAGAAGACAAATACATCTCGTCTTCATGTGAACC